A stretch of Brassica napus cultivar Da-Ae chromosome C6, Da-Ae, whole genome shotgun sequence DNA encodes these proteins:
- the LOC106393284 gene encoding p21-activated protein kinase-interacting protein 1-like: protein MSIIAGSYERFIWGFKLKPTKHDADTQTLTLSPLFSYPSHISSITTVACSGPAAASGGSDDTIHLYDLPSASSLGSLLDHNHTASITALSFYTPSSLSFPRNLISAAADGSVAIFDTDPFVLLKSFRPHKKAVNDLSIHPSGKLALAVYRDECFAMLNLVRGKRSFCCRLGHEASLVKFDPSGERFFMVVNSKVGVHQSEDAKLLLELDNGSRKRILCASPGDSGTLFTAGEDRAITAWDTNSGKLAYSIQDAHPARIKGVVTLTKNDSDGASEDPYLVASASSDGIIRVWDMRMAAKENAKPLAETNTKSRLTCLAGSALNSMRRPQIGNQKSQKLEEGLNTE from the exons atGAGCATCATCGCAGGCTCCTACGAGAGATTCATATGGGGTTTCAAGCTTAAACCCACAAAGCACGACGCCGACACTCAAACCCTAACCCTCTCCCCTCTCTTCTCCTACCCTTCCCACATCTCCTCCATCACCACCGTCGCTTGCTCCGGTCCCGCCGCCGCTTCCGGCGGCTCCGACGACACAATCCACCTCTACGACCTCCCTTCCGCCTCCTCCCTCGGCTCTCTCCTCGACCACAACCACACCGCTTCGATCACCGCCCTCTCCTTCTACACCCCCTCCTCCCTCTCCTTCCCTCGCAATCTCATCTCCGCCGCCGCCGATGGCTCCGTCGCGATCTTCGACACAGACCCTTTTGTCCTCCTCAAGTCCTTTCGTCCTCACAAGAAGGCCGTCAACGATCTATCGATTCACCCTTCTGGGAAGCTCGCTTTGGCTGTTTACCGTGACGAGTGCTTTGCGATGTTGAATCTTGTGAGGGGGAAGAGGAGTTTTTGCTGTAGGTTGGGGCACGAGGCGAGTCTTGTGAAGTTTGATCCGAGTGGGGAGAGGTTCTTCATGGTGGTGAATAGTAAAGTTGGTGTTCATCAGAGTGAGGATGCTAAGCTTCTTCTTGAGCTGGACAATGGTAGCCGTAAGCGTATTCTATGCGCTTCTCCTGGAGAC AGTGGGACTCTGTTTACAGCTGGTGAGGATCGGGCTATAACAGCTTGGGACACAAATAGCGGGAAGCTTGCTTATTCCATACAAGATGCTCACCCAGCTCGGATCAAAGGTGTCGTCACACTTACGAAGAATGACAGTGACGGTGCGTCAGAAGATCCGTATTTGGTTGCTTCTGCATCTTCTGATGGGATCATACGTGTTTGGGACATGCGAATGGCGGCTAAAGAGAATGCAAAACCATTAGCCGAGACAAACACTAAATCAAGGCTTACTTGTCTTGCCGGGTCAGCTCTTAACT CTATGAGACGGCCACAGATTGGAAATCAAAAATCTCAGAAGCTAGAGGAAGGGCTGAACACAGAATGA
- the LOC125588768 gene encoding p21-activated protein kinase-interacting protein 1-like, translating into MSIIAGSYERFIWGFKLKPTKHDADTQTLTLSPLFSYPSHISSITTVACSGPAAASGGSDDTIHLYDLPSASSLGSLLDHNHTASITALSFYTPSSLSFPRNLISAAADGSVAIFDTDPFVLLKSFRPHKKAVNDLSIHPSGKLALAVYRDECFAMLNLVRGKRSFCCRLGHEASLVKFDPSGERFFMVVNSKVGVHQSEDAKLLLELDNGSRKRILCASPGDSGTLFTAGEDRAITAWDTNSGKLAYSIQDAHPARIKGVVTLTKNDSDGASEDPYLVASASSDGIIRVWDMRMAAKENAKPLAETNTKSRLTCLAGSALNSMRRPQIGNQKAQKLEEGLNTE; encoded by the exons atGAGCATCATCGCAGGCTCCTACGAGAGATTCATATGGGGTTTCAAGCTTAAACCCACAAAGCACGACGCCGACACTCAAACCCTAACCCTCTCCCCTCTCTTCTCCTACCCTTCCCACATCTCCTCCATCACCACCGTCGCTTGCTCCGGTCCCGCCGCCGCTTCCGGCGGCTCCGACGACACAATCCACCTCTACGACCTCCCTTCCGCCTCCTCCCTCGGCTCTCTCCTCGACCACAACCACACCGCTTCGATCACCGCCCTCTCCTTCTACACCCCCTCCTCCCTCTCCTTCCCTCGCAATCTCATCTCCGCCGCCGCCGATGGCTCCGTCGCGATCTTCGACACAGACCCTTTTGTCCTCCTCAAGTCCTTTCGTCCTCACAAGAAGGCCGTCAACGATCTATCGATTCACCCTTCTGGGAAGCTCGCTTTGGCTGTTTACCGTGACGAGTGCTTTGCGATGTTGAATCTTGTGAGGGGGAAGAGGAGTTTTTGCTGTAGGTTGGGGCACGAGGCGAGTCTTGTGAAGTTTGATCCGAGTGGGGAGAGGTTCTTCATGGTGGTGAATAGTAAAGTTGGTGTTCATCAGAGTGAGGATGCTAAGCTTCTTCTTGAGCTGGACAATGGTAGCCGTAAGCGTATTCTATGCGCTTCTCCTGGAGAC AGTGGGACTCTGTTTACAGCTGGTGAGGATCGGGCTATAACAGCTTGGGACACAAATAGCGGGAAGCTTGCTTATTCCATACAAGATGCTCACCCAGCTCGGATCAAAGGTGTCGTCACACTTACGAAGAATGACAGTGACGGTGCGTCAGAAGATCCGTATTTGGTTGCTTCTGCATCTTCTGATGGGATCATACGTGTTTGGGACATGCGAATGGCGGCTAAAGAGAATGCAAAACCATTAGCCGAGACAAACACTAAATCAAGGCTTACTTGTCTTGCCGGGTCAGCTCTTAACT CTATGAGACGGCCACAGATTGGAAATCAAAAAGCTCAGAAGCTAGAGGAAGGGCTGAACACAGAATGA
- the LOC125588765 gene encoding uncharacterized protein LOC125588765 has product MTSLLWLTAEEAAKNRGKVLSLYRQLLRSVNSPKLQLSYASRLAKKAEIKTIFLFGSEEVSKHNVADLIRTGEYALSQLKQGKIPNNTTQY; this is encoded by the coding sequence ATGACGAGCCTGCTATGGTTAACGGCAGAAGAAGCTGCAAAGAACAGAGGTAAAGTTCTTTCCTTGTACCGCCAGTTACTAAGGAGCGTGAACTCACCGAAACTGCAGCTTAGTTACGCTTCAAGACTCGCCAAGAAAGCTGAGATTAAGACCATCTTCTTGTTTGGCTCCGAAGAGGTTTCCAAACACAACGTTGCCGATCTCATCCGTACCGGTGAATATGCTCTTTCCCAGTTGAAACAAGGCAAAATCCCAAACAACACTACTCAGTATTGA
- the LOC125588769 gene encoding uncharacterized protein LOC125588769: protein MTSLLWLTAEEAAKNRGKVLSLYRQLLRSVNSPKLQLSYASRLAKKAEIKTIFLFGSEEVSKHNVADLIRTGEYALSQLKQGKIPNNTTQY from the coding sequence ATGACGAGCCTGCTATGGTTAACGGCAGAAGAAGCTGCAAAGAACAGAGGTAAAGTTCTTTCCTTGTACCGCCAGTTACTAAGGAGCGTGAACTCACCGAAACTGCAGCTTAGTTACGCTTCAAGACTCGCCAAGAAAGCTGAGATTAAGACCATCTTCTTGTTTGGCTCCGAAGAGGTTTCCAAACACAACGTTGCCGATCTCATCCGTACCGGTGAATATGCTCTTTCCCAACTGAAACAAGGCAAGATCCCAAACAACACTACTCAGTATTAG